The Devosia sp. MC521 genome has a segment encoding these proteins:
- a CDS encoding L,D-transpeptidase, translating to MLSRRLFLIGISATALTACTTTRQPKVVEPTFDPYYVRMYGPLYDEPHPVEAMDLRRVDPKWWRQEVEYFTSERPGTIVIDTPAHYLYLVMENNRALRYGIGVGKDEALVFRGNATIGRKAAWPRWTPTQSMIRREPDRYGPYAGGMPPGPTNPLGPRALYLYRNGADTLFRIHGTTEPYTIGTNVSSGCIRLMNQDIIDLYSRVPVGARVTVVN from the coding sequence TTGCTTTCTCGCCGTCTGTTCCTGATCGGGATTTCCGCCACTGCGCTGACAGCGTGTACAACAACACGTCAGCCTAAGGTGGTTGAGCCCACTTTCGACCCCTATTATGTCCGCATGTACGGCCCTCTCTATGACGAGCCACATCCGGTGGAAGCCATGGACCTGCGTCGCGTCGACCCCAAGTGGTGGCGCCAGGAAGTGGAGTATTTCACCTCCGAGCGTCCGGGCACGATCGTTATCGACACGCCAGCGCATTACCTCTACCTCGTCATGGAAAACAACCGCGCCCTGCGTTACGGCATCGGCGTCGGCAAGGACGAAGCCTTGGTGTTCCGCGGCAATGCCACGATCGGCCGCAAGGCTGCTTGGCCCCGTTGGACACCCACTCAATCCATGATCCGTCGTGAACCTGATCGTTATGGTCCATACGCCGGTGGCATGCCTCCGGGCCCGACCAATCCGCTTGGACCGCGTGCGCTTTATCTCTATCGCAATGGGGCGGACACGCTGTTCCGTATTCACGGGACGACCGAGCCCTATACCATTGGTACCAATGTCTCTTCGGGCTGTATCCGCCTGATGAACCAAGACATTATCGACTTGTATTCGCGCGTGCCGGTCGGTGCGCGTGTGACGGTTGTCAACTAA
- a CDS encoding DJ-1/PfpI family protein: MHPITIILTEGFSDWEIALISGAGRLFFAADIRFVSPNGGNLTSAGGMLVADTGKLDVCSEGVLVVCGGTIWDAPDAPDISPVLLASKAAGATIAAICGGTLPAARAGLLNAIPHTSNGDGYLAALVPAYAGAQHYIAQTKAIAADGVITAAGTAPVSFAAEVFAAAGLPPEAVAQFLAMLGAEHHA, encoded by the coding sequence ATGCACCCCATCACCATCATCCTCACCGAAGGTTTTTCGGATTGGGAGATTGCGCTCATCAGTGGGGCAGGGCGTCTCTTTTTCGCGGCAGACATCCGCTTTGTATCGCCAAATGGTGGCAATCTGACCTCGGCGGGCGGAATGCTTGTCGCCGATACCGGCAAGCTCGACGTTTGCTCCGAGGGCGTTTTGGTCGTCTGCGGCGGGACAATTTGGGATGCGCCTGATGCGCCTGACATCTCCCCAGTTCTGCTGGCCAGCAAAGCGGCGGGCGCCACCATTGCCGCCATTTGTGGCGGTACGCTCCCTGCGGCCCGTGCAGGCTTGCTGAACGCTATCCCACACACCTCCAATGGCGACGGCTATCTCGCGGCTCTGGTGCCGGCCTATGCCGGTGCGCAGCACTATATCGCCCAGACCAAGGCTATCGCTGCTGATGGTGTCATCACCGCAGCTGGAACGGCACCCGTGAGCTTTGCCGCTGAAGTCTTTGCGGCGGCCGGCTTGCCGCCAGAAGCCGTTGCGCAGTTCTTGGCCATGCTGGGCGCCGAACATCACGCCTAA
- the infB gene encoding translation initiation factor IF-2 has protein sequence MADNDDKRSDDTGAKKTLTLKGGAGLGNRPGGMSRAPTRSTVVVEKRTRVVPKPAGQTGTGSGGGRPQGSGRPQGGRPQQQNRAPLGLSAAEAEARRKALALAGARQAEDSERFAAEEARRIEDDNRRRQIREEAARQEEERRQADEARRAEEAASVAAAERPVVEEKPAREDFVPASQRNPGPRDVRVVAGRPGQSARPTRNERPEGGARPTGDNRRPEGTGTRPAGGNTRPAGTNTRPTGANTRPAGTGARPTSARPSPGMAPIGNVPPAPPSEADGRRTRAGAPQARPTTEAELENARRASRAQPERPTRKADNGASRGRLTVSTATTESDRDRGPSLAAMKRRRDKKMGRNQQDAPKLQREVVIPEVITVAELANRMAERSVTVIKMLMQQGQMVKITDVIDADTAELIATELGHTVKRVSDADVEEGLFDIASDDKAEDLTDRAPVVTIMGHVDHGKTSLLDAIRNANVVSGEAGGITQHIGAYQVERNGAKITFLDTPGHEAFTAMRARGAQATDIAILVVAADDSVMPQTIESIKHAKAAGVPIIVAITKMDKPSADPQKVRTELLQHEVFVETMGGDVLDVELSAKTGLGLDKLLETILLQAEVLELKVARDGRAEGQVIEAKLDRGRGPVATVLVQRGTLKVGDIVVAGTEFARVRALINDKGEQVKEAGPSVPVEVLGFNGVPSAGDRFSVVETDARAREVTEYRQRAIREKTAGGGATSLEQMMNQLKANGISKFPLIIKGDVQGSVEAIVASLNKLSTDEVSAQIIYSGVGGITESDVTLAQASNAIVMGFNVRANKQANELANRDAIEIRYYNIIYNLIEDVKGAMSGLLAPERRETFIGYASIKEVFQITKVGKVAGCQVTEGFIERGAGVRLLRDNVVIHEGKLKTLKRFKDEVKEVQVGQECGMAFENYEDIRANDVIECFRVETVQRSL, from the coding sequence ATGGCTGATAACGACGACAAGCGTTCCGACGACACCGGCGCCAAAAAGACTCTGACCCTCAAGGGCGGCGCCGGGCTGGGCAATCGCCCCGGCGGGATGTCGCGCGCGCCCACGCGCTCGACCGTAGTCGTGGAAAAGCGCACTCGCGTGGTTCCCAAGCCCGCCGGACAGACCGGCACGGGTAGCGGCGGTGGCCGTCCCCAGGGTTCGGGCCGACCACAGGGTGGCCGCCCCCAGCAGCAGAACCGCGCACCGCTAGGCCTTTCGGCTGCGGAAGCAGAAGCACGCCGTAAGGCGCTTGCTCTGGCTGGCGCGCGTCAGGCTGAAGATAGTGAGCGTTTTGCAGCAGAAGAAGCGCGCCGTATCGAAGATGACAACCGTCGTCGTCAGATCCGCGAAGAAGCTGCACGCCAGGAAGAAGAACGCCGTCAGGCTGACGAAGCTCGTCGCGCTGAAGAAGCTGCATCCGTAGCTGCTGCAGAACGTCCGGTCGTCGAAGAAAAGCCAGCCCGCGAAGACTTCGTTCCAGCGAGCCAGCGCAATCCAGGCCCACGCGACGTTCGCGTCGTTGCTGGTCGTCCGGGTCAGTCCGCGCGTCCTACACGCAACGAACGTCCAGAAGGTGGTGCTCGTCCAACCGGCGACAACCGCCGTCCAGAAGGCACAGGCACCCGTCCTGCCGGTGGCAACACCCGTCCAGCTGGTACGAACACCCGCCCAACAGGTGCGAACACCCGTCCTGCCGGCACCGGTGCTCGTCCAACGAGCGCGCGTCCGTCCCCAGGCATGGCCCCAATCGGTAACGTCCCACCAGCGCCGCCAAGCGAAGCTGATGGTCGTCGTACCCGCGCTGGTGCGCCTCAGGCTCGTCCGACCACTGAAGCAGAACTCGAGAACGCACGTCGCGCCTCGCGCGCTCAGCCAGAACGTCCAACCCGTAAGGCGGACAATGGCGCCTCGCGTGGCCGTCTGACTGTTTCGACTGCAACCACCGAAAGCGATCGTGATCGTGGCCCGTCTTTGGCCGCTATGAAGCGTCGTCGCGACAAGAAGATGGGCCGCAACCAGCAGGATGCGCCAAAGCTTCAGCGTGAAGTGGTTATTCCAGAAGTCATCACGGTTGCAGAACTTGCAAACCGTATGGCCGAACGTTCGGTCACCGTGATCAAGATGCTCATGCAGCAGGGTCAGATGGTCAAGATCACCGACGTGATCGACGCCGACACTGCAGAACTGATCGCAACTGAACTCGGCCACACCGTTAAGCGCGTTTCGGACGCCGACGTTGAAGAAGGCCTGTTCGACATCGCTTCGGACGACAAGGCAGAAGATCTGACCGATCGTGCGCCGGTTGTGACCATCATGGGTCACGTCGACCACGGTAAGACTTCACTTCTCGATGCGATCCGCAATGCCAATGTTGTGTCTGGTGAAGCCGGTGGCATCACCCAGCACATCGGTGCGTATCAGGTTGAACGGAACGGTGCGAAAATCACCTTCCTCGACACCCCAGGCCACGAAGCGTTCACCGCTATGCGTGCTCGTGGTGCTCAGGCAACCGACATCGCCATCCTCGTGGTTGCAGCAGACGACTCCGTCATGCCGCAGACCATCGAATCCATCAAGCACGCCAAGGCGGCTGGTGTTCCGATCATCGTTGCGATCACCAAGATGGATAAGCCTTCGGCTGATCCGCAGAAGGTTCGCACCGAACTCTTGCAGCACGAAGTCTTCGTCGAAACCATGGGCGGCGACGTCCTCGACGTAGAACTCTCGGCCAAGACTGGTCTGGGCCTCGACAAGCTCCTCGAAACCATCCTCCTGCAGGCTGAAGTTCTCGAGCTCAAGGTTGCTCGTGATGGCCGTGCTGAAGGCCAGGTTATCGAAGCCAAGCTCGATCGCGGTCGCGGTCCAGTGGCTACGGTTCTCGTGCAGCGTGGCACGCTCAAGGTTGGCGACATTGTTGTTGCTGGCACCGAGTTCGCCCGTGTTCGCGCCCTGATTAACGACAAGGGTGAGCAGGTTAAGGAAGCCGGTCCTTCGGTTCCAGTTGAAGTCCTCGGCTTCAATGGCGTTCCGTCCGCTGGCGATCGCTTCTCGGTTGTTGAAACCGATGCGCGTGCTCGTGAAGTCACCGAATACCGTCAGCGCGCAATCCGCGAAAAGACAGCCGGTGGTGGTGCAACCAGCCTCGAGCAGATGATGAATCAGCTCAAGGCGAACGGCATCTCCAAGTTCCCGCTGATCATCAAGGGCGACGTGCAGGGTTCGGTCGAAGCGATCGTTGCTTCGCTCAACAAGCTCTCGACCGACGAAGTTTCGGCTCAGATCATCTACTCGGGCGTTGGTGGTATCACCGAGTCCGACGTGACCCTGGCTCAGGCTTCGAACGCGATTGTCATGGGCTTTAACGTCCGTGCCAATAAGCAGGCGAACGAACTCGCCAACCGCGACGCGATCGAAATCCGCTACTACAACATCATTTACAACCTCATCGAGGATGTGAAGGGTGCGATGAGCGGCCTCCTGGCTCCAGAACGTCGCGAAACCTTCATCGGCTACGCTTCGATCAAGGAAGTGTTCCAGATCACCAAGGTCGGCAAGGTTGCTGGCTGTCAGGTCACCGAAGGCTTCATCGAACGTGGTGCTGGCGTCCGTCTGCTGCGCGACAACGTGGTTATCCACGAAGGCAAGCTCAAGACCCTCAAGCGCTTCAAGGACGAAGTCAAGGAAGTGCAAGTCGGTCAGGAATGCGGTATGGCCTTCGAAAACTACGAAGACATTCGTGCCAACGACGTTATCGAATGCTTCCGCGTCGAAACCGTCCAGCGTTCGCTCTAA
- a CDS encoding RNA-binding protein, producing the protein MARRVETTRTCALTREELPVEALVRFVVGPDEVLVPDVEARAEGRGVWISLNHEAVSEAVRKKAFARSLKAPVTVPDDLAQLTRLRLEQRYLSALGMAKKAGQFVTGATKVKGVLDNGTALALITATDAAPDGRNKMTGSLRALNYARRDEGISGPDVPHFELLSSDQMGLALGLENVIHAALTTGAAAQSALAKARRLAIYNAQPTQEDTGSASAIGELLPADQDERR; encoded by the coding sequence GTGGCCCGGCGCGTAGAAACAACTAGAACTTGTGCCTTGACCCGCGAGGAATTGCCGGTCGAGGCGCTGGTGCGTTTCGTGGTTGGCCCCGATGAGGTGCTAGTCCCCGATGTCGAGGCACGCGCTGAAGGGCGCGGGGTCTGGATCTCGCTCAATCACGAAGCTGTGTCAGAAGCTGTCCGGAAAAAGGCGTTTGCACGGAGCCTAAAGGCCCCTGTAACCGTTCCGGATGATCTGGCACAACTCACCAGACTGCGTCTTGAGCAGCGCTATCTTTCGGCACTGGGCATGGCGAAAAAGGCCGGTCAATTTGTGACCGGAGCGACTAAAGTCAAAGGCGTTCTTGACAATGGAACGGCCTTGGCGCTCATCACCGCGACTGACGCGGCGCCCGATGGGCGGAACAAGATGACAGGGTCCTTGCGGGCTCTCAATTATGCGCGGCGCGACGAGGGCATCTCTGGCCCAGATGTGCCGCACTTCGAATTGCTCTCAAGTGATCAAATGGGTTTGGCACTTGGGTTGGAAAATGTGATACATGCTGCCCTGACGACAGGGGCAGCTGCGCAATCGGCGCTTGCAAAGGCGAGACGTCTCGCCATTTACAACGCCCAACCGACGCAAGAAGACACCGGCAGTGCATCTGCCATTGGTGAGCTTTTGCCCGCGGACCAGGACGAAAGACGATAG
- the pnp gene encoding polyribonucleotide nucleotidyltransferase — protein MSINFDHHKVELNWGGQPLTLETGKMARQADGAVIASLGETVVLATVVSAKTAKPGQDFFPLTVNYQEKYFAAGKIPGGYFKREGRPSENETLVSRLIDRPIRPLFPDGYKFETQVVITVLQHDMENNPDVLAMVAASAALTISGVPFMGPIGAARVGYVDGEYVLNLPVDRRADSKLDLVMAGTQDAVLMVESEAQELSEEIMLGAVMFGHKASAQVIEAIIKLAELAAKEPREFTPPDFSALEAEVLTIAEADLRAAYQITEKAARYAAVAAANTKVKEAFAAKIEAGEVSKEALGEVVHNLQAKIVRWNILDTGSRIDGRDTKTVRSIVSEVGILPRTHGSAVFTRGETQALVVATLGTADDEQFIDSLEGTRKENFLLHYNFPPYSVGEAGRMGSPGRREIGHGKLAWRAINPIRPSLEEFPYTIRIVSEITESNGSSSMATVCGTSLALMDAGVPMKRPVAGIAMGLILEGDKYAVLSDILGDEDHLGDMDFKVAGTEEGITSLQMDIKIAGITEEIMKTALAQAKDGRVHILGEMGKALSQSRGEVGEFAPRIETLKIPTDKIREVIGTGGKVIREIVEKTGAKINIEDDGTVKVSSSEGSQIDAAIKWIRSITDEPEVNAIYQGTVVKTADFGAFVNFFGAKDGLVHISQLADQRVAKTTDVVKEGDKVWVKLLGFDERGKVRLSMKVVDQATGQEIVAAAKDDSAE, from the coding sequence CCTCGCTGGGCGAAACCGTTGTTCTCGCGACCGTGGTAAGCGCTAAGACCGCAAAGCCCGGCCAGGACTTCTTCCCTCTGACCGTCAACTACCAGGAAAAGTACTTCGCCGCGGGCAAAATCCCAGGCGGTTACTTCAAGCGTGAAGGCCGTCCGAGCGAGAACGAAACTTTGGTTTCGCGCCTCATCGACCGTCCGATCCGCCCACTGTTCCCAGATGGCTACAAGTTCGAAACTCAGGTCGTCATCACCGTTCTCCAGCACGACATGGAAAACAACCCAGACGTGCTCGCCATGGTCGCAGCTTCTGCTGCTCTGACCATCTCCGGCGTTCCGTTCATGGGCCCAATCGGCGCTGCGCGCGTTGGTTATGTCGATGGCGAATACGTTCTGAACCTGCCAGTTGATCGTCGTGCTGACAGCAAGCTTGACCTCGTCATGGCTGGCACGCAGGACGCCGTTCTGATGGTTGAATCGGAAGCTCAGGAGCTTTCGGAAGAAATCATGCTCGGCGCAGTGATGTTCGGTCACAAGGCATCGGCTCAGGTGATCGAAGCGATCATCAAGCTGGCTGAACTTGCTGCCAAGGAACCACGCGAATTCACTCCGCCAGACTTCTCGGCTCTCGAAGCTGAAGTCCTGACGATTGCTGAAGCTGACCTGCGCGCTGCTTACCAGATCACTGAAAAGGCTGCACGCTACGCTGCGGTTGCCGCTGCCAACACCAAGGTCAAGGAAGCTTTTGCTGCCAAGATCGAAGCTGGCGAAGTGTCCAAGGAAGCGCTCGGCGAAGTCGTTCACAACCTGCAGGCCAAGATCGTTCGCTGGAACATTCTGGACACCGGCAGCCGTATCGACGGCCGTGACACCAAGACCGTTCGCTCGATCGTTTCTGAAGTTGGTATCCTGCCACGCACCCACGGTTCGGCTGTGTTCACCCGCGGTGAAACTCAGGCGCTGGTTGTTGCGACCCTCGGTACTGCCGATGACGAACAGTTCATCGACAGCCTCGAAGGCACCCGCAAGGAAAACTTCCTCCTGCACTACAACTTCCCTCCATATTCGGTAGGTGAAGCTGGTCGTATGGGTTCCCCAGGCCGTCGCGAAATCGGTCACGGCAAGCTGGCTTGGCGCGCGATCAACCCGATCCGCCCATCGCTGGAAGAATTCCCATACACCATCCGTATCGTGTCCGAGATCACCGAATCGAACGGCTCGTCCTCGATGGCAACCGTTTGCGGCACCTCGCTCGCACTGATGGACGCTGGCGTTCCAATGAAGCGTCCAGTGGCCGGTATCGCCATGGGGCTGATCCTGGAAGGCGACAAGTACGCCGTTCTTTCGGACATTCTGGGTGACGAAGATCACCTCGGCGACATGGACTTCAAGGTCGCAGGGACCGAAGAAGGCATCACCTCGCTGCAGATGGACATCAAGATCGCCGGTATCACCGAAGAGATCATGAAGACCGCTCTGGCGCAGGCTAAGGACGGCCGCGTCCACATTCTGGGCGAAATGGGCAAGGCCCTGAGCCAGAGCCGTGGTGAAGTCGGTGAATTTGCTCCGCGCATTGAAACCCTCAAGATCCCAACCGACAAGATCCGTGAAGTGATCGGCACCGGTGGCAAGGTTATCCGCGAAATCGTGGAAAAGACCGGCGCGAAGATCAACATCGAAGACGACGGCACCGTAAAGGTTTCGTCTTCGGAAGGTTCGCAGATCGACGCTGCGATCAAGTGGATCCGCTCGATCACCGACGAGCCAGAAGTGAACGCAATCTACCAGGGTACTGTCGTTAAGACCGCTGACTTTGGTGCATTCGTGAACTTCTTCGGCGCCAAGGATGGCCTCGTGCACATCTCCCAGCTGGCCGACCAGCGCGTTGCCAAGACCACCGATGTGGTCAAGGAAGGCGACAAGGTTTGGGTCAAGCTTCTGGGCTTTGACGAACGCGGTAAGGTTCGCCTCTCCATGAAGGTTGTCGATCAGGCAACAGGTCAGGAAATCGTGGCCGCTGCCAAGGATGATTCGGCTGAATAA